The DNA segment ACCTACCTGCACCGAGAAGTAGCCCGCCAGCTCGCCCTCGAAGGACGCCTCAGCGACAGCCTCGCGAAGCCACTCAAGCGCAGGACGCAACTGCGGCGAGTCAGGCTTGCCCGAGTGGAAGAACATTCGCTGACGATACTGCGCCGGACAGGCCACAGCTACCGGGCTACTCAGTAGGTGACCGGACGACCATCCCCTTACGGGACGGTGTCGACGACCGCACCACTCGGTGAGCAAGAGCCCTGATCGGATCATGCTCGGGCCACTTGCCGGACGAGAGTCCGAGATCCGGATGGTGCGGGGCAGTACCTCTCCGACCTCAGCGGCAGCTCTCCGTCACTTCACCTCGATGAGGCGTGCGGTCGCGGAATGGACGCTCTGGCGCCGCCGGTCGGGTCCGTCCTCTCCAGCACCTTGGGCCAGCGCGAGTGCCGGCGACGCAGCGGACCAGCTCTGAACCAGTGCGAGGATCGCCGCCAGCAGATGCGACCCCGGAAGATCCGACGAGATCAGCCCTGCGGCCTGCGCCTCGGCGATGGCGTCGCTCTTCGTCCGATAGGAGTCGCGCTCGACCTCGGACGCCGTCGAAGCATCGGAGTGCTCCAAGGTTCGCCAGGCGAACAGGCGCAGGAGCTCCGGGCGGGCCTCGAGATAGTCGAAGAGGTTCGCCGCGTACCCCGGCAGGTCCTCGATCGTGAACTCGACGCCGTCGATCATCGGCTCGAGGTTGCGCACCAGGACCGTGTCGAACAGCTGCTCCTTGTCGCCGAAGTAGACGTAGATCAGCCGCTTGTTCGATGCCGCGTGCTCAGCGATCCGGTCGACCCGCGCTCCGGCGAGTCCGTAGCGCTGGAACTCATCGAACGCCGCGTCCAGAAGCCGCGTCCTGGTCGCCTCGGCCTGGCGCTGCTTCGCGGTCGGCGCGGCAGGCGAGCCGTCAGAGAGTGCAGTCATGAACGACCTCCCAAGAATTGCGGTAACTAGCTGGTTACCTTGTGCTACGGTCCTCTCATCCTAACCGAACAGTTACCCAAGGAGAACCTCATGACCACCTGGCTCATCACCGGAACGTCCAGCGGCTTCGGCCGCCACCTGACCGAGATCCTGCTCGAGCGCGGCGACACGGTCGCTGCGACCCTCCGCAGCCCGTCCCGCCTCGACGACCTCGCCGAGGTCCACGGCGACCGGCTGTGGCGCCGCTCGCTCGACGTCACCGATGCCGCCCGGACGCGCGCGGTCGTCGACGAGGCGTTCGCCGAGCTCGGCACCATCGACGTCGTCGTCTCCAACGCGGGCTACGGCCTCTTCGGAGCCGCCGAGGAGCTCTCCGACGAGCAGATCGACCGGCAGCTCGCCACCAATGTCACCGGCGCCATCACCCTGGTCCGGGCCGTCGTCCCGCACCTCCGAGCCCAGGGCGGAGGGCGGATCCTGCAGGTGGCGAGCATGGGCGGCCAGCTCGCGTTCCCCGGGATGTCGCTCTACCACGCCAGCAAGTGGGCGCTCGAGGGGTTCTTCGAGGCGCTCTCCCCGGAGATGGCGCCCTTCGGCATCTCCACCACGCTGATCGAGCCCGGCATGTCCCGCACCGGCTTCGGCGGAGCATCCGCCGACGTCGCACCGCCCCTCGACTCCTACGCCGGCACACCGGCGGCCGACTTCGTCCGCGGACACCTCCCCCTCGAGGCCATGCCGGGCGATCCCCGCAAGATGGCCGCCGCGATGATCGCCGTCGCCGAGCTGGCCGACCCGCCGTTGCGCCAGGCGCTCGGCTCCGACGCGGACGCCATGATCCGCGCCACCCTCCTCGCCCGCCTCAGCGCGATGGACGTCCACCGCGACATCGCGCTCAGCACCGACGCCGACGACTACGTCGCCGCGCC comes from the Rathayibacter festucae DSM 15932 genome and includes:
- a CDS encoding SDR family oxidoreductase translates to MTTWLITGTSSGFGRHLTEILLERGDTVAATLRSPSRLDDLAEVHGDRLWRRSLDVTDAARTRAVVDEAFAELGTIDVVVSNAGYGLFGAAEELSDEQIDRQLATNVTGAITLVRAVVPHLRAQGGGRILQVASMGGQLAFPGMSLYHASKWALEGFFEALSPEMAPFGISTTLIEPGMSRTGFGGASADVAPPLDSYAGTPAADFVRGHLPLEAMPGDPRKMAAAMIAVAELADPPLRQALGSDADAMIRATLLARLSAMDVHRDIALSTDADDYVAAPAH
- a CDS encoding TetR family transcriptional regulator, which translates into the protein MTALSDGSPAAPTAKQRQAEATRTRLLDAAFDEFQRYGLAGARVDRIAEHAASNKRLIYVYFGDKEQLFDTVLVRNLEPMIDGVEFTIEDLPGYAANLFDYLEARPELLRLFAWRTLEHSDASTASEVERDSYRTKSDAIAEAQAAGLISSDLPGSHLLAAILALVQSWSAASPALALAQGAGEDGPDRRRQSVHSATARLIEVK